A window from Halomicrobium urmianum encodes these proteins:
- the hutU gene encoding urocanate hydratase, with amino-acid sequence MTDVPTASDQSVGEPSEQWREYQGAPTGTDLECEGWRQEAALRLLNNNLDPEVAEKPEELIVYGGTGRAARSWDAYDAILGELRDLGNEETLLVQSGKPVGRFRTHERAPRVLIANSNLVGKWDDWDHFHELEAKGLIMYGQMTAGSWAYIGTQGIIQGTYETLAELARQEYEGTLEGRIVATGGLGGMGGAQPLAVTMNEGVCIAADVDEARIDRRIETGYCQEKADDVGEAIERAREAAEAGEPYSVGVHVNAADMLEAMLERGFVPDVLTDQTSAHDELEGYYPSGYAVDEADELREEDPERYVQESLDTMERHVDAILELQELGAVAFEYGNNIRGQVKEHRGVDEAFDFPGFVPAYIRPQFCRGKGPFRWLALSGDPDDIHRTDEAVTELFPEKEALHRWIDLAQERVQFQGLPSRVCWLGYRSADDPDGLTERARFALAINDLVAEGEIAAPIVVTRDHLDAGSVASPNRETEAMKDGSDAIADWPILNALLNCAAGADVVSVHDGGGVGIGNALHANNHVVLDGSDLAAETARRVFTTDPGTGVIRHADAGYEEAIDEARESGVDVPMDER; translated from the coding sequence ATGACAGACGTACCGACGGCGAGCGACCAGTCGGTCGGCGAGCCCAGCGAGCAGTGGCGGGAGTACCAGGGCGCGCCGACCGGGACCGATCTGGAGTGCGAGGGCTGGCGCCAGGAGGCCGCCCTCCGCCTGCTCAACAACAACCTCGATCCGGAGGTCGCCGAGAAGCCGGAAGAGCTGATCGTCTACGGCGGGACGGGCAGGGCTGCCCGCTCCTGGGACGCCTACGACGCCATCCTCGGCGAGCTGCGGGACCTCGGGAACGAGGAGACGCTGCTCGTCCAGAGCGGCAAGCCCGTCGGCCGCTTCCGGACACACGAGCGGGCACCCAGGGTCCTGATCGCCAACTCCAATCTGGTCGGGAAGTGGGACGACTGGGACCACTTCCACGAACTGGAGGCGAAGGGGCTGATCATGTACGGCCAGATGACGGCCGGGTCGTGGGCGTACATCGGCACGCAGGGGATCATCCAGGGCACCTACGAGACGCTGGCCGAGCTGGCCCGGCAGGAGTACGAGGGGACCCTCGAGGGCCGGATCGTCGCCACGGGCGGGCTCGGCGGCATGGGCGGCGCACAGCCGCTGGCGGTGACGATGAACGAGGGCGTCTGCATCGCCGCCGACGTCGACGAGGCGCGCATCGACCGGCGCATCGAGACGGGATACTGCCAAGAGAAGGCCGACGACGTCGGCGAGGCCATCGAGCGGGCGCGGGAGGCTGCGGAGGCCGGAGAACCGTACAGCGTCGGCGTCCATGTCAACGCCGCCGACATGCTGGAGGCGATGCTGGAGCGCGGGTTCGTCCCCGACGTCCTCACCGACCAGACGAGCGCCCACGACGAACTGGAGGGGTACTACCCGAGCGGGTACGCCGTCGACGAGGCCGACGAACTCCGCGAGGAGGACCCCGAGCGGTACGTGCAGGAGAGCCTGGACACGATGGAGCGCCACGTCGACGCCATCCTCGAACTGCAAGAGCTCGGCGCGGTGGCCTTCGAGTACGGCAACAACATCCGCGGACAGGTGAAGGAGCACAGGGGGGTGGACGAGGCCTTCGACTTCCCGGGCTTCGTGCCAGCGTACATTCGCCCCCAGTTCTGCCGCGGGAAGGGTCCGTTCCGCTGGCTGGCGCTCTCCGGCGACCCCGATGACATCCACCGGACCGACGAGGCCGTCACGGAGCTGTTTCCCGAGAAGGAGGCGCTGCACCGCTGGATCGACCTCGCACAGGAGCGCGTCCAGTTCCAGGGGCTGCCGTCGCGGGTGTGCTGGCTGGGATATCGATCGGCCGACGACCCCGACGGACTCACCGAGCGCGCCCGCTTCGCCCTGGCGATCAACGACCTCGTCGCGGAGGGGGAGATCGCGGCACCGATCGTCGTCACGCGCGATCACCTCGACGCGGGCAGCGTCGCCTCGCCGAACCGCGAGACCGAGGCCATGAAGGACGGCTCCGACGCGATCGCGGACTGGCCGATCCTGAACGCCCTGCTCAACTGCGCGGCGGGCGCGGACGTCGTCAGCGTCCACGACGGCGGCGGCGTCGGCATCGGCAACGCACTGCACGCCAACAACCACGTCGTCCTCGACGGGTCGGACCTCGCCGCGGAGACGGCCCGCCGCGTGTTCACGACCGATCCCGGAACGGGCGTGATCCGCCACGCCGACGCCGGCTACGAGGAAGCCATCGATGAGGCGCGCGAGTCTGGCGTCGACGTTCCCATGGACGAACGATGA
- a CDS encoding YgaP family membrane protein yields the protein MEKNVGGYDRIARLVVGPILLLVAVAVLAGVVTVTGLLGAALIVGALLVGLVLLVTGFTQRCPLNDVLGIDTYRGRQDEPGEDVDVGRAQ from the coding sequence ATGGAGAAGAACGTCGGTGGATACGACCGCATCGCTCGGCTCGTGGTGGGACCGATACTCCTGCTCGTCGCCGTAGCCGTCCTCGCTGGCGTCGTCACAGTGACGGGACTGCTGGGCGCAGCCCTGATCGTTGGCGCCCTGCTGGTCGGCCTCGTCCTGCTCGTCACGGGGTTCACGCAGCGGTGTCCGCTCAACGACGTGCTGGGAATCGACACCTACCGGGGTCGCCAAGACGAACCGGGCGAGGACGTCGACGTCGGCCGGGCCCAGTGA
- the hutI gene encoding imidazolonepropionase: MSELTAVVHDANEVAVVRDGELETVADGALAVEDGAVAAVGPTGEVTAEYPPENAVHAVDAGGRAVLPGFVDGHTHALFAGDRADEFAAKLRGKSYGEIMAEGGGILRTVRATREAPAERLLANLLDRLDSMLERGTTTVEVKSGYGLDRETELRMLDVVDRANQRHPVDVVPTFMGAHAVPDDVDADDYVERVVDDQLPAVADQGIAEFCDVFCEEGAFSVDQSRRVLEAGAERGLTPKVHAEELSRIGGAQLAADLGAASADHLLHATDDDIEALRDAGVTPVLLPATAFGLGEDYADARAFVDAGVAPAVATDFNPNCYAESVPLNVALACVEMGLTPAEAVVAATATGAESVDREGLGTLREGSPADLVVLDAPTHVHVPYSYGVDRVETVLRRGRPVVRGGDRCA; the protein is encoded by the coding sequence GTGAGCGAACTGACCGCGGTCGTCCACGACGCGAACGAGGTGGCCGTTGTCCGGGACGGGGAACTGGAGACAGTCGCGGACGGCGCCCTCGCGGTCGAGGACGGAGCGGTGGCAGCGGTCGGTCCGACCGGCGAAGTCACCGCCGAGTACCCGCCGGAGAACGCCGTCCACGCGGTGGACGCCGGCGGCCGGGCCGTGCTGCCCGGCTTCGTCGACGGCCACACCCACGCCCTGTTCGCCGGCGACCGCGCCGACGAGTTCGCCGCGAAACTGCGGGGCAAGAGCTACGGGGAGATCATGGCCGAGGGCGGCGGGATCCTCCGGACCGTCCGGGCGACCCGCGAGGCCCCCGCCGAGCGGCTGCTGGCGAACCTGCTCGACCGCCTCGATTCGATGCTCGAGCGCGGGACCACGACGGTCGAGGTGAAGTCCGGCTACGGGCTGGACCGGGAGACCGAACTCCGGATGCTGGACGTCGTCGACCGCGCCAACCAGCGCCACCCCGTCGACGTCGTCCCGACGTTCATGGGCGCCCACGCCGTCCCGGACGACGTCGACGCGGACGACTACGTCGAGCGCGTGGTCGACGACCAGTTGCCCGCCGTCGCGGACCAGGGGATCGCCGAGTTCTGCGACGTCTTCTGCGAGGAGGGAGCCTTCTCCGTCGACCAGTCCCGGCGCGTGCTGGAGGCGGGCGCCGAGCGGGGACTGACGCCGAAGGTCCACGCCGAGGAGCTCTCCCGCATCGGGGGCGCGCAACTCGCGGCGGACCTCGGCGCGGCCAGCGCCGACCACCTGCTGCACGCCACCGACGACGATATCGAGGCCCTGCGCGACGCCGGCGTCACGCCCGTCCTCCTGCCGGCCACCGCCTTCGGCCTCGGCGAGGACTACGCGGACGCCCGGGCGTTCGTCGACGCCGGCGTCGCGCCCGCCGTCGCGACGGACTTCAACCCGAACTGCTACGCCGAGAGCGTCCCCCTCAACGTCGCGCTGGCCTGCGTCGAGATGGGGCTGACGCCCGCCGAGGCCGTCGTCGCCGCGACGGCGACCGGCGCGGAGTCAGTCGACCGCGAGGGACTGGGGACGCTGCGGGAGGGCTCCCCGGCCGACCTCGTTGTCCTCGACGCGCCGACGCACGTCCACGTGCCCTACAGCTACGGCGTGGACCGCGTCGAGACAGTTCTCAGGCGCGGCCGCCCGGTCGTCCGCGGAGGTGATCGGTGTGCCTGA
- a CDS encoding thiamine-phosphate synthase family protein: MSLRLPSEIVVERFLPTARAVLARALAERGLTQREIAAHLGVTQAAVSTYVSGDPDLEERFSGDERLRRTVERIADGFASGSTGGYEALAELLELIRAFEDRGPICAVHEEEMPALEGLGCDLCVRGADGAVLAEREALDAVRRASRRLADAPATIDHVPNVGTNVGTAVPDAEDATDVAAVPGRLQAVNSRVLVPADPEFGASQRVATTILAAMAVDPDVRGALNLATSDALLDAARDRGIDPLAFDAGYEDRDERLRERFRERGRPARVCYHEGAFGIEPVTYVLGETATEAAELAVELVEGASA; this comes from the coding sequence ATGTCGCTGCGGCTCCCGAGCGAGATCGTTGTCGAGCGGTTCCTGCCGACGGCGCGGGCCGTGCTGGCGCGAGCCCTGGCCGAGCGGGGTCTCACCCAGCGGGAGATCGCCGCCCACCTCGGCGTGACCCAGGCCGCGGTGAGCACGTACGTCAGCGGCGACCCCGACCTGGAGGAGCGGTTCAGCGGGGACGAGCGCCTGCGGCGGACCGTCGAGCGGATCGCCGACGGGTTCGCGTCCGGGTCGACGGGCGGCTACGAGGCGCTCGCGGAGCTGCTAGAGCTGATCCGGGCCTTCGAGGACCGCGGCCCGATCTGCGCGGTCCACGAGGAGGAGATGCCCGCGCTGGAAGGGCTGGGCTGTGACCTCTGCGTCCGCGGCGCGGACGGCGCCGTGCTGGCCGAGCGCGAGGCGCTGGACGCGGTCCGGCGGGCCTCCCGTCGGCTGGCGGACGCTCCCGCGACGATCGATCACGTCCCCAACGTCGGGACGAACGTGGGCACGGCGGTCCCGGACGCCGAGGACGCGACGGACGTGGCGGCCGTGCCCGGACGCCTCCAGGCGGTGAACTCGCGCGTGCTGGTCCCCGCGGACCCGGAGTTCGGCGCGTCCCAGCGCGTGGCCACGACGATTCTCGCCGCGATGGCCGTCGACCCCGACGTCAGGGGAGCGCTGAACCTCGCCACGTCGGACGCGCTGCTCGACGCGGCCCGGGACCGGGGGATCGACCCGCTGGCGTTTGACGCCGGCTACGAGGACCGCGACGAGCGCCTCCGAGAACGCTTCCGCGAGCGCGGCCGTCCCGCGCGGGTCTGCTACCACGAGGGCGCATTCGGCATCGAGCCCGTGACCTACGTCCTCGGCGAGACGGCGACGGAGGCGGCGGAACTGGCGGTCGAACTGGTCGAGGGAGCTTCGGCGTGA
- the hutG gene encoding formimidoylglutamase, translating into MTGLTDAPDWSGTSDDPNDEQFGDVVEPATLDEAGDYDAALVGEPYDGAVIGRQGAREGPAAVREELAGVTTHHLAAGPVGPLADLGDVSIIDEDPATVQDAVADLADSVYDTGAVPVFLGGDNSLTYANAAPLLERGSVGAISFDAHLDCRELRDGPTSGTPYRQLHEDGLDAFAVVGARNFETSTPYVEYVRERGGLIVPSGDVADDPIEAAEAALRAMAGVDAIYVSVDLDVLDATAAPGVSAPTPGGVPTRDLFAMVRHATADDRVAGFEVVECAPPLEDGDLTAAAGARVVAHALAGLEVAR; encoded by the coding sequence ATGACGGGACTCACCGACGCCCCCGACTGGAGCGGCACGTCGGACGACCCGAACGACGAGCAGTTCGGCGACGTCGTGGAACCCGCCACGCTGGACGAGGCGGGCGACTACGACGCCGCCCTCGTCGGCGAGCCCTACGACGGCGCGGTGATCGGTCGCCAGGGGGCGAGGGAGGGACCCGCCGCCGTCCGCGAGGAACTGGCGGGCGTCACGACCCACCACCTCGCCGCCGGGCCCGTCGGCCCGCTAGCGGACCTGGGCGACGTCTCCATCATCGACGAGGACCCGGCGACGGTGCAGGACGCCGTCGCCGACCTGGCCGACAGCGTCTACGATACGGGGGCCGTCCCCGTCTTCCTCGGCGGGGACAACTCGCTGACCTACGCCAACGCCGCCCCGCTGCTGGAACGGGGGTCGGTGGGCGCGATCAGCTTCGACGCCCACCTCGACTGCCGAGAGCTGCGGGACGGCCCCACCAGCGGCACGCCCTACCGGCAACTGCACGAGGACGGCCTCGACGCCTTCGCCGTGGTCGGGGCCCGCAACTTCGAGACGAGTACGCCCTACGTCGAGTACGTCCGGGAGCGCGGGGGGCTGATCGTCCCGTCCGGGGACGTGGCCGACGATCCGATCGAGGCCGCCGAGGCGGCGCTGCGGGCGATGGCCGGCGTCGACGCGATCTACGTCAGCGTCGACCTGGACGTCCTCGATGCGACGGCGGCGCCGGGCGTGAGCGCGCCGACCCCGGGCGGCGTGCCGACGCGGGACCTCTTCGCGATGGTCCGCCACGCCACCGCCGACGACCGCGTGGCCGGCTTCGAGGTGGTCGAGTGCGCCCCGCCGCTGGAGGACGGGGACCTGACCGCGGCCGCGGGCGCTCGCGTCGTCGCCCACGCGCTGGCGGGGCTGGAGGTGGCGCGGTGA
- a CDS encoding 4-phosphopantoate--beta-alanine ligase, with protein sequence MSDVDVPESHPRYESLLTRHRIEAGVEKGITSRQGLIAQGRGEAFDYLLGEETVESADRAARAAAAHLLLADHPVISVNGNAAALVPGELVELADATGADLEVNLFNRTEERMEAIADHLREHGAEDVKGLAADGRIPGLDHERATVDADGIGDADVVVVPLEDGDRAEALAEMGKTEVVIDLNPMSRSARSAAVPIVDNIVRAVPNVTEHARDLAGDTAAQRDAVEAFDAEDALAAAERAIRES encoded by the coding sequence ATGAGCGACGTGGACGTTCCGGAGAGTCACCCTCGCTACGAGTCGCTGCTGACGCGACACCGGATCGAGGCGGGGGTCGAGAAGGGCATCACGTCCCGGCAGGGGCTGATCGCCCAGGGCCGGGGTGAGGCCTTCGACTACCTACTGGGGGAGGAGACCGTCGAGAGCGCCGACCGGGCGGCGCGAGCCGCGGCGGCGCACCTGCTGCTGGCCGACCACCCAGTAATCTCGGTCAACGGCAACGCGGCCGCGCTGGTGCCCGGGGAACTGGTCGAACTGGCCGACGCGACCGGCGCCGACCTCGAGGTTAACCTGTTCAACCGCACCGAGGAGCGCATGGAGGCCATCGCCGACCACCTCCGCGAGCACGGCGCCGAGGACGTGAAGGGACTCGCCGCGGACGGGCGCATCCCCGGCCTCGACCACGAGCGCGCGACGGTCGACGCCGACGGCATCGGCGACGCCGACGTGGTCGTGGTCCCGCTCGAGGACGGCGACCGCGCCGAGGCGCTGGCCGAGATGGGCAAGACAGAGGTCGTGATCGACCTGAACCCGATGTCGCGGTCGGCGCGGAGCGCCGCCGTCCCCATCGTGGACAACATCGTCCGGGCCGTCCCGAACGTGACCGAACACGCCCGCGACCTGGCGGGCGATACTGCCGCCCAGCGCGACGCCGTCGAGGCCTTCGACGCCGAGGACGCGCTCGCGGCCGCCGAGCGAGCCATCAGAGAATCATGA
- the hutH gene encoding histidine ammonia-lyase yields the protein MPDPVTLDGESLTPEAVAAVAREDAEVAVAEAAREAVRRAREWVDDITETGDAVYGVNTGFGELVDERIPPEDVDELQTNLVRSHAAGAGRELPREAVRAMMVTRVNALLKGHSGVRETVVDHLVTMLNRGVHPVVKSRGSLGASGDLSPLAHTSLVLLGEGEADVDGGGDEANGDGDAERVSGAEALGRVDLDPLRLRAKEGLALINGTQLTVGLAALLVVDAERLVSAADVAGALSTEVTMGSTVPSHPAITEVRPHEGQAASAGNVRRLTADSDVVESHRNCDRVQDAYSFRCLPQVHGPVREAVDHLRESVETELNSATDNPLLFERDRVDERASGTDRVGVLSGGNFHGEVLALKLDYLTSALTELGAISERRVDRMLNPNIQEPHLPPFLTPESGLMSGYMLAQYTAAAMVNECRSLGRPSADNTPVSGSQEDHVSMSAQSAFHARTALRNVETVVGVELVCGAQAAEFVDDDLALGSGTGEAYAAIREVVLELTADRPIHEDVERGAAVARSPEFVERVDAAVGGDLA from the coding sequence GTGCCTGACCCGGTCACCCTCGACGGCGAGTCCCTGACGCCCGAGGCGGTGGCGGCCGTCGCCCGCGAGGACGCCGAGGTAGCCGTCGCGGAGGCGGCCCGCGAGGCCGTCCGCCGCGCCCGCGAGTGGGTCGACGACATCACGGAGACCGGCGACGCCGTCTACGGCGTCAACACCGGCTTCGGCGAACTGGTCGACGAGCGCATCCCGCCGGAGGACGTCGACGAACTCCAGACCAACCTCGTCCGCAGCCACGCCGCGGGCGCGGGCCGGGAGTTGCCGCGGGAGGCCGTCCGGGCGATGATGGTCACCCGCGTCAACGCCCTCCTGAAGGGCCACTCCGGCGTGCGGGAGACGGTCGTCGACCACCTCGTGACGATGCTGAACCGCGGCGTCCACCCCGTCGTCAAGTCCCGGGGGAGCCTCGGCGCGAGCGGCGACCTCTCCCCGCTGGCGCACACGTCGCTCGTCCTGCTCGGCGAGGGGGAAGCGGACGTGGACGGTGGCGGAGACGAGGCGAACGGTGACGGGGACGCCGAGCGCGTCTCCGGTGCGGAAGCGCTGGGGCGCGTCGACCTCGACCCCCTCCGGCTCCGCGCCAAGGAGGGGCTGGCGCTGATCAACGGGACGCAACTGACCGTCGGTCTGGCAGCGCTGCTGGTGGTCGACGCCGAGCGGCTCGTGAGTGCGGCGGACGTCGCCGGCGCGCTCTCGACGGAGGTGACGATGGGCTCGACGGTCCCCTCGCACCCGGCCATCACCGAGGTTCGCCCGCACGAGGGACAGGCCGCCAGCGCGGGCAACGTCCGCCGACTGACCGCCGACTCGGACGTCGTCGAGTCGCACCGCAACTGCGACCGCGTGCAGGACGCCTACTCGTTCCGGTGTCTCCCGCAGGTCCACGGTCCGGTCCGAGAGGCGGTCGACCACCTCCGGGAGAGCGTCGAGACGGAACTCAACAGCGCGACGGACAACCCGCTGCTGTTCGAGCGCGACCGCGTCGACGAGCGCGCCTCGGGGACCGACCGCGTGGGCGTCCTCTCCGGTGGGAACTTCCACGGCGAGGTGCTGGCGCTCAAGCTAGACTACCTGACGAGCGCGCTGACCGAACTCGGGGCCATCTCGGAGCGGCGGGTCGATCGGATGCTCAACCCCAATATCCAGGAGCCGCACCTCCCGCCCTTCCTCACCCCGGAGAGCGGGCTCATGTCGGGGTACATGCTCGCCCAGTACACCGCGGCGGCGATGGTCAACGAGTGCCGGTCGCTCGGCCGCCCCTCCGCGGACAACACGCCCGTCAGCGGCAGCCAGGAGGACCACGTCAGCATGAGCGCGCAGTCGGCCTTTCACGCCCGAACGGCGCTGCGGAACGTCGAGACCGTCGTCGGCGTCGAACTGGTGTGCGGCGCCCAAGCCGCCGAGTTCGTCGACGACGACCTCGCGCTGGGCAGCGGCACCGGCGAGGCCTACGCGGCGATCAGGGAGGTCGTCCTCGAGTTGACGGCCGACCGGCCGATCCACGAGGACGTCGAACGGGGGGCCGCGGTCGCGCGCTCGCCGGAGTTCGTCGAGCGGGTCGACGCGGCGGTGGGGGGCGACTTGGCGTAG
- a CDS encoding AAA family ATPase: MSLPPYVYADRRLPDADEVRAALRRRDLTKFGGDERLERLHRVFYPVFRVEYEYETGRGKLFGTDTKQAVALLDGLWDDNDEPLSQYAGGTDDVVRRATDDYDFGTDHPGLGRSVLLQFQVPTEEAESLLPRRITEYREQSGDAANVFHRKLRESYGLPADFDPAGFEDVVDVERFYLPFWLAEYHSPHSDDVVMLSLRDPDQDEAAFHRDAWLAEFVSADPRRLAEYGYEVDRDRIEQNIRERIGGGDGDERGGGEAVEDGRRDRDRSADDGAPTINLESPDDGGVVQPDGVDMEAEGLVEPSPERSFADVGGMSGLKETLNHKVVRPLEDPDAFEEYGIGVVNGVLLHGPPGCGKTHVAGALAGEVDRAFVEVSPADVTSKYMGEPAQKVKDLFAIARANAPCVLFIDEIDGIAGSRDGDENMNASEQQLVNQLLTELEGIADEDVVVVGATNLVEDVDDAIRRSGRFDERVEVPPPDAAARREILRIHLAGRPTAGDLELDPVVEATAGYAASDLELIAEDAARKALREDAPIGTDHLRRAAEETETSIEDWVDPAELAGEDGVVQPEGVDLRANSLVDPDPDRDFADVGGMADLKERLRETVLDPIDNAETYEEYGIDVLSGLLLYGPPGCGKTHLAGALAGELGHSFVEVSPADVASKWMGEPAQNVAEIFEVARANAPCILFFDEIDGIAGSRRGGMNTSEQQLVNQLLTELEGAADDDVVVVGATNFVEDVDDAIRRSGRFDERVEVPPPDATARRQILELHLRDRPVSDDIDWDAVVEPTAGYAASDLELLAEDAARNALRDGSPVGQVHLEAAVRETQSSVENWDGKERYATADGTSDLGVGR; encoded by the coding sequence ATGAGCCTGCCGCCGTACGTCTACGCCGACCGTCGCCTGCCCGACGCCGACGAGGTCCGCGCGGCGCTCCGGCGGCGCGACCTGACGAAGTTCGGCGGCGACGAGCGACTGGAGCGGCTCCACCGCGTGTTCTACCCCGTCTTCCGCGTCGAGTACGAGTACGAGACCGGCCGCGGGAAGCTCTTCGGGACGGACACCAAGCAGGCGGTCGCGCTGCTGGACGGCCTGTGGGACGACAACGACGAGCCCCTCTCGCAGTACGCCGGGGGCACCGACGACGTCGTCCGCCGGGCCACCGACGACTACGACTTCGGGACGGACCACCCCGGGCTGGGGCGGTCGGTGCTCCTGCAGTTCCAGGTGCCCACCGAGGAGGCCGAGTCGCTGCTCCCCCGCCGGATCACGGAGTACCGCGAGCAGTCCGGCGACGCCGCGAACGTCTTCCACCGGAAGCTCCGGGAGTCCTACGGGCTACCGGCCGACTTCGACCCCGCGGGCTTCGAGGACGTCGTCGACGTCGAGCGGTTCTACCTCCCGTTCTGGCTGGCCGAGTACCACTCGCCCCACAGCGACGACGTCGTGATGCTCTCGCTGCGCGACCCCGATCAGGACGAGGCGGCGTTCCACCGGGACGCCTGGCTCGCCGAGTTCGTCAGCGCCGACCCGCGGCGGCTCGCCGAGTACGGCTACGAGGTCGACCGCGACCGGATCGAACAGAACATCCGGGAACGCATCGGCGGCGGGGACGGTGACGAGCGCGGGGGCGGTGAGGCCGTCGAGGACGGCAGGCGCGACCGGGATCGGTCGGCCGACGACGGGGCACCGACGATAAACCTCGAGTCACCCGACGACGGCGGCGTCGTCCAGCCCGACGGCGTCGACATGGAGGCCGAGGGGCTGGTCGAGCCGAGCCCGGAGCGGAGCTTCGCCGACGTCGGTGGCATGAGCGGCCTGAAGGAGACGCTCAACCACAAGGTCGTCCGGCCGCTGGAGGACCCCGACGCCTTCGAGGAGTACGGCATCGGCGTCGTCAACGGCGTCCTGCTGCACGGCCCGCCGGGCTGTGGCAAGACCCACGTCGCCGGCGCGCTCGCCGGCGAGGTCGACCGCGCGTTCGTGGAGGTGTCGCCCGCCGACGTCACGAGCAAGTACATGGGCGAGCCCGCCCAGAAGGTGAAAGACCTGTTCGCCATCGCGCGGGCCAACGCGCCCTGCGTCCTCTTCATCGACGAGATCGACGGTATCGCCGGCTCCCGTGACGGCGACGAGAACATGAACGCCAGCGAGCAGCAGCTGGTCAACCAACTCCTGACCGAACTGGAGGGCATCGCCGACGAGGACGTCGTCGTCGTCGGCGCGACGAACCTCGTCGAGGACGTCGATGACGCCATCCGCCGCTCGGGCCGGTTCGACGAGCGCGTCGAGGTGCCCCCGCCGGACGCCGCGGCCCGCCGGGAGATCCTCCGGATCCACCTCGCCGGGCGGCCCACGGCCGGGGACCTCGAACTCGATCCCGTCGTGGAGGCGACCGCGGGCTACGCCGCCAGCGACCTCGAACTGATCGCCGAGGACGCCGCCCGGAAGGCGCTCCGCGAGGACGCCCCCATCGGGACCGACCACCTGCGCCGGGCCGCCGAGGAGACGGAGACGAGCATCGAGGATTGGGTCGACCCGGCCGAACTCGCCGGCGAGGATGGCGTCGTCCAGCCCGAGGGCGTCGACCTCCGGGCGAACTCGCTGGTCGACCCCGACCCCGACCGGGACTTCGCGGACGTCGGTGGGATGGCCGACCTGAAAGAGCGCCTCCGGGAGACGGTGCTCGACCCGATCGACAACGCCGAGACCTACGAGGAGTACGGCATCGACGTGCTCTCGGGCCTGCTGCTCTACGGCCCGCCGGGCTGTGGCAAGACCCACCTCGCCGGGGCGCTCGCGGGGGAGCTGGGCCACAGCTTCGTCGAGGTGTCGCCGGCCGACGTGGCCAGCAAGTGGATGGGCGAGCCCGCCCAGAACGTCGCCGAAATCTTCGAGGTCGCGCGGGCGAACGCCCCCTGCATCCTCTTCTTCGACGAAATCGACGGCATCGCGGGCTCGCGCCGCGGCGGGATGAACACCAGCGAGCAGCAGCTTGTCAACCAGCTCCTGACCGAACTGGAGGGGGCGGCCGACGACGACGTGGTCGTCGTGGGCGCGACCAACTTCGTCGAGGACGTCGACGACGCCATCCGCCGCTCGGGCCGGTTCGACGAGCGCGTCGAGGTGCCCCCGCCGGACGCCACGGCCCGTCGCCAGATCCTGGAGCTCCACCTCCGGGACCGGCCCGTCTCCGACGACATCGACTGGGACGCCGTCGTCGAACCAACCGCGGGCTACGCGGCCAGCGACCTCGAACTGCTGGCCGAGGACGCCGCCCGTAACGCGCTGCGAGACGGCTCGCCCGTCGGCCAGGTACACCTCGAGGCCGCAGTCCGAGAGACGCAGTCCAGCGTCGAGAACTGGGACGGCAAGGAACGGTACGCGACGGCCGACGGGACGAGCGACCTCGGCGTCGGCAGGTAG